The sequence CATGATTATCAGGGAGGAAGTGGAGAATGACCGATACTGCCGTTGTCGAACATCAGGAGGGAAAACGGTTCCGCCTGGTCACCCGGAGTGATTTCGATGGTCTCGTGTGCGCCGTCCTGTTCAAGGAACTCGGGATGATCAACGACATCAAGTTCGTGCATCCGAAAGACATGCAGGACGGAAAGGTCGAGATTTCCTCGAACGATATCACCACGAATCTTCCCTATGTGAACGGCGCGCATCTGGTGTTCGACCATCACCTGAGCGAAACCCTTCGCAACTCGAGCCTCCAGCCGAACCATATCATCGATCCCGACGCCATGTCTGCGGCCCGGGTCGTGTATAACTACTACGGCGGGAAAAATCGCTTCCCGACCGTGTCTGAAGAGATGATGACGGCGGTCGACAAGGCCGATGCGGCGCGTTTCTCCGTGGACGAGATCCTTCACCCGACCGACTGGGTGCTCCTCAACTACCTGATGGACCCTCGAACGGGCCTCGGCAGATTCCGCAACTTCCGGATTTCGAACTACCAGTTGATGATGGACCTGATCGACTGCTGCAAGAACATGACGATCAA is a genomic window of Candidatus Ozemobacteraceae bacterium containing:
- a CDS encoding exopolyphosphatase, coding for MTDTAVVEHQEGKRFRLVTRSDFDGLVCAVLFKELGMINDIKFVHPKDMQDGKVEISSNDITTNLPYVNGAHLVFDHHLSETLRNSSLQPNHIIDPDAMSAARVVYNYYGGKNRFPTVSEEMMTAVDKADAARFSVDEILHPTDWVLLNYLMDPRTGLGRFRNFRISNYQLMMDLIDCCKNMTIKEILELPDVKERVDIYFEHEEKFKQQLRDCSTIHKNLVILDLRKEETIWAGNRFMIYALNPQCNISIHVLWGLKQQNTVLATGKSIVNRSSKTNIGQLMLKYGGGGHHAAGTCQVDNDKAETVLKELIATINADG